Proteins encoded within one genomic window of Calypte anna isolate BGI_N300 unplaced genomic scaffold, bCalAnn1_v1.p scaffold_86_arrow_ctg1, whole genome shotgun sequence:
- the OST4 gene encoding dolichyl-diphosphooligosaccharide--protein glycosyltransferase subunit 4: MITDVQLAIFANMLGVSLFLLVVLYHYVAVNNPKKQE; encoded by the coding sequence ATGATCACGGACGTGCAGCTCGCCATCTTCGCCAACATGCTGGGGgtctccctcttcctcctcgtGGTGCTCTACCACTACGTGGCCGTCAACAACCCCAAGAAACAGGAGTGA
- the LOC115600367 gene encoding uncharacterized protein LOC115600367, whose protein sequence is MATGLLEQTAPKTCTGLDPNTAQPHGDTTKVPFPSQAPTEPSPVVAVAECQGMPQFPMLVPQPLAGEQSCSRSPRARPLSPWLCPSSPWLPYARRWSGMLLMVPDPCPVSPLSSQSSEPWEGSVAPRDPPGGFPGGAEHRYRPRSVGGPARRGRAGGCPRHSPPAGTPKEAGDQESPGAWGSARSPPDGCRASRDPSCTPSAQPPAAPRPAPPGSSSAPALSPDRTGDPRHPRTQPAAAPSPAGPGGAGPTQPPAPAPAPSLRGSPHRGSARPVAPPGGAAGEVFNSHGLVWNHRVGVKVCSEGARPRTGTRTEWAPGSHERAGGGGRSGHPHG, encoded by the exons ATGGCCAcggggctgctggagcagacAGCACCAAAAACCTGCACTGGCCTTGACCCCAACACTGCCCAGCCCCACGGGGACACGACCAAAGTGCCTTTTCCGTCCCAGGCACCCACCGAGCCCTCACCAGTGGTGGCTGTG GCCGAGTGCCAGGGGATGCCCCAGTTTCCCATGCTGGTCCCACAGcccctggctggggagcagagctgcagcaggagccccAGAGCCAG ACCGCTGTCCCCGTGGCTCTGCCCGTCCAGCCCCTGGCTGCCCTATGCCAGGAGGTGGTCAGGAATGCTCCTGATGGTGCCAGACCCCTGCCCCGTGTCCCCACTGTCCTCACAGTCCTCTGAGCCCTGGGAAGGGTCTGTGGCTCCCCG GGATCCCCCCGGCGGGTTCCCGGGCGGCGCCGAGCACCGGTACCGGCCACGGAGCGTGGGAGGCCCGGCGCGGCGCGGGAGAGCCGGCGGCTGCCCACGGCACAGcccccctgcag gcaCTCCCAAAGAAGCCGGAGATCAGGAGAGCCCCGGAGCTTGG ggCTCTGCCAGGAGCCCCCCAGATGGGTGCCGAGCATCGAGGGACCCCTCCTGCACCCCCAG TGCTCAGCCGCCGGCCGCCCCTCGCCCCGCTCCTCCcggcagctcctctgctcctgcgCTGAGCCCTGACCGCACCGGGGACCCCCGGCACCCCCGCACCCAACCTGCTGCAGCGCCCAGCCCGGCAGGGCCGGGAGGGGCCGGACCCACTCAgccaccggcaccggcaccggcaccatCCCTGCGGGGCAGCCCCCATCGTGGCAGTGCCCGCCCCGTGGCACCTCCCGGCGGAGCGGCGGGAGAGGTTTTTAATTCACACGGTTTAGTCTGGAACCATCGTGTTGGTGTTAAAGTTTGTTCAGAAGGAGCACGGCCTCGGACCGGCACCAGAACCGAGTGGGCACCAGGGAGCCATGAGcgtgctgggggtggggggcggTCCGGGCACCCCCACGGGTGA